One genomic window of Sulfurovum lithotrophicum includes the following:
- a CDS encoding ABC transporter permease, giving the protein MNLTLLWTDIMVWILIFALMGWGWVVSRSPQVKKQWRTIFRSRIAMASAIVLLFYLSFALLDSVHMRHTVQDKSGQGASAEVHYKGEMVSLLDLLFAHTIEHTERTYSAPFATHEYAKSIVVDEKDNVTRQAYLPLKYVNIPAGESETEDIVRRSLGAFGLGLFASLILVFLHLLLKGKERFSEKVRHVWRGETELPWRTAYLTFLLLTVTFVWLYILSYHYHVLGTDKVGGDVFYQSLKSIRTGVLIGILTTLVMLPVSIVLGISAGFFGGWIDDVIQYIYTTLNSIPGVLLIAAAVLVMQVMMDNHPQWFETTLERSDLRLLFLIMILGVTSWTGLCRLLRAETLKISQVEFVTAAKAFGVSKWKIIFRHIMPNLMHIILISVVLDFSGLVLAEAVLSYVGVGVDPTMYSWGNMINQARLEMAREPMVWWLLFSAFIFMFILVLAANLLSDRVQTVLDPRNKS; this is encoded by the coding sequence ATGAATCTGACACTGCTCTGGACCGATATTATGGTATGGATACTGATCTTTGCACTCATGGGGTGGGGATGGGTAGTCTCACGGTCGCCGCAGGTTAAAAAACAGTGGCGTACTATTTTCAGGTCACGTATTGCGATGGCATCTGCGATCGTCCTGCTTTTCTATCTCTCTTTCGCGCTGCTGGATTCGGTGCATATGCGCCATACAGTACAGGATAAGTCAGGACAGGGCGCTTCTGCGGAAGTGCACTACAAAGGTGAAATGGTCAGTCTGCTGGACCTTCTTTTTGCCCACACCATTGAACATACGGAACGTACCTACTCGGCACCGTTCGCCACGCACGAGTATGCCAAGTCCATCGTGGTGGATGAAAAGGACAATGTTACACGTCAGGCGTATCTGCCTTTAAAATATGTCAATATCCCTGCCGGAGAGTCTGAAACGGAGGATATCGTCCGGCGATCGCTGGGGGCGTTTGGGCTTGGTCTGTTTGCAAGTCTGATACTGGTCTTCCTGCATTTGTTATTGAAAGGAAAAGAACGCTTCAGTGAAAAAGTGCGTCATGTCTGGCGGGGAGAGACAGAACTTCCCTGGAGAACGGCATATCTTACTTTCCTGCTGCTGACCGTTACCTTCGTATGGCTCTATATACTGAGCTACCATTACCATGTTCTGGGTACGGATAAAGTGGGGGGAGATGTCTTTTATCAAAGTCTCAAAAGTATCCGTACCGGGGTGCTCATAGGCATACTGACCACACTGGTGATGCTGCCCGTCTCGATCGTTCTGGGAATTTCTGCGGGATTCTTCGGAGGCTGGATAGACGATGTTATACAGTATATCTATACCACGCTCAACTCCATTCCGGGTGTCCTGCTCATTGCTGCTGCCGTACTGGTGATGCAGGTGATGATGGACAATCATCCCCAGTGGTTCGAGACTACGCTGGAGCGTTCGGACCTCAGGTTGCTCTTTTTGATCATGATCCTGGGGGTAACAAGCTGGACAGGCCTGTGCCGTCTGCTGCGTGCCGAGACACTGAAGATTTCACAGGTAGAGTTTGTGACTGCTGCCAAAGCCTTTGGTGTGAGTAAATGGAAGATCATCTTCAGGCACATCATGCCCAACCTGATGCACATCATTCTCATCTCTGTGGTACTGGACTTCTCGGGACTGGTTCTGGCCGAAGCAGTACTCTCTTATGTAGGCGTCGGGGTGGATCCGACCATGTACAGCTGGGGAAATATGATCAACCAGGCCCGACTGGAGATGGCAAGAGAACCGATGGTGTGGTGGTTGCTCTTCTCGGCTTTCATTTTCATGTTCATTCTGGTTCTGGCGGCCAATCTGCTCTCCGACCGCGTACAGACCGTACTTGACCCGAGGAACAAGTCATGA